In the Thermosipho japonicus genome, one interval contains:
- a CDS encoding glycosyltransferase family 2 protein, which produces MVDVVISIVLYNNSEEQVKRTIFSILKSKLDLKVILIDNSCHDNLRNLISIDNRRIEYIFNNANFGFGRAHNVALKKSIEESVPYHLVLNPDVFFEEFVLEELYTFMKKNDDIGLIMPKVLYPDGKIQYLCKLLPTPIDLIGRRFFNFDPFKKIVEKRNEIYELRFTNYDKVMEVPNLSGCCMFLNVKYLKKTGLFDERFFMYLEDTDLSRRIHKVARTIYFPYVYVYHEYKKGSYKNFKLLRYHIDSAIKYFNKWGWFFDKERDYVNNHILAKLGYKRIKIFR; this is translated from the coding sequence ATGGTTGATGTTGTAATATCAATAGTGTTGTATAATAATAGCGAAGAACAGGTAAAAAGAACAATTTTCAGTATTCTTAAATCCAAATTAGATTTAAAGGTTATTCTAATTGATAATTCTTGTCATGATAATTTAAGAAATTTAATTAGTATAGATAATAGGAGAATTGAATATATATTTAACAATGCTAATTTTGGCTTTGGAAGAGCTCATAATGTAGCTTTAAAAAAGTCTATTGAAGAAAGTGTTCCATATCATTTAGTTTTAAATCCTGATGTGTTTTTTGAAGAATTTGTGCTAGAAGAGTTATACACTTTTATGAAAAAAAATGATGATATTGGATTAATAATGCCGAAAGTTTTATATCCAGATGGGAAAATACAGTATTTGTGTAAACTTCTTCCAACGCCTATAGATTTGATTGGTAGAAGATTTTTTAATTTTGATCCATTCAAAAAGATTGTTGAAAAAAGAAATGAAATTTATGAACTAAGGTTTACAAATTATGATAAAGTGATGGAAGTTCCTAATTTATCAGGATGCTGTATGTTTTTAAATGTGAAATATTTAAAGAAAACAGGGTTATTTGATGAGAGATTTTTTATGTACCTTGAAGATACTGATTTATCAAGAAGGATTCACAAAGTTGCTAGAACTATTTATTTCCCTTATGTTTATGTTTATCATGAATATAAAAAAGGATCATATAAAAACTTTAAACTTCTTCGCTATCATATTGATAGCGCTATAAAGTATTTTAATAAATGGGGCTGGTTTTTTGATAAGGAGAGGGATTATGTTAACAACCATATACTTGCCAAGCTAGGATATAAAAGAATCAAAATATTTAGATAG
- a CDS encoding glycosyltransferase, translated as MNREIYIAARYLTQPVTGVQRYGIELSKAIKKLNNRYNIDFIAPYNIIHDDVAKYLNVKKIGNLRGHLWDQISLLKFLKSKGDPLVVNFSNTLPIFYENKIVTIHDVINLKYPVSRRYRKYYELVLPIMLSHSKRIITVSEFSKEEISSYFGIDKNKIEVIYNGVNEKFKPKKIKNKEKYILGVSSIAQHKNFISLAEAFLKLNTKDVKLYIVGGINEKVFGKESIKIFNNLRNNENVRLFGRVTDDKLIELYSNALCFVFPSLYEGFGIPPLEAQSCGCPVLLSNIPVFYEIYGDSALYFDPLNPDDIASKIEEILYNEDLREILIQKGRENVKKYKWINSAKKFLNVLDKVVQDG; from the coding sequence GTGAACCGAGAAATTTATATTGCTGCGCGTTATTTGACGCAGCCCGTAACAGGTGTTCAGAGATATGGTATTGAACTTAGTAAAGCTATAAAAAAATTAAATAATAGGTATAATATAGATTTTATAGCCCCCTATAATATAATTCATGATGATGTTGCCAAATATTTAAATGTTAAAAAAATAGGGAATTTAAGAGGTCATTTATGGGATCAAATTTCTTTGTTAAAATTTTTGAAAAGTAAAGGGGACCCTTTAGTGGTAAATTTTTCAAATACTTTACCTATTTTTTATGAGAACAAAATAGTTACCATTCATGATGTTATAAACTTGAAGTATCCTGTTAGTAGGAGATATAGAAAATATTACGAGTTAGTTCTTCCTATAATGCTTAGTCATTCTAAAAGAATTATAACTGTAAGTGAATTTTCCAAAGAAGAAATATCTTCTTATTTTGGGATTGACAAAAATAAAATAGAGGTAATTTATAATGGAGTTAATGAAAAATTTAAACCTAAAAAAATAAAAAATAAGGAAAAATATATTTTAGGTGTTTCTTCGATAGCCCAACATAAAAATTTTATTAGTTTAGCAGAAGCATTTCTAAAATTAAATACCAAAGATGTTAAGCTTTATATTGTAGGGGGAATAAATGAAAAAGTATTTGGTAAAGAAAGTATAAAAATTTTTAATAATCTAAGAAATAATGAGAATGTTAGACTTTTTGGAAGAGTGACTGATGATAAACTAATTGAGTTGTATTCAAATGCTCTTTGTTTTGTTTTTCCTTCACTGTACGAGGGATTCGGAATTCCACCTCTAGAAGCTCAGTCATGTGGATGCCCGGTTCTTTTGTCTAATATTCCTGTTTTTTATGAGATTTATGGAGATTCTGCTCTATATTTTGATCCTTTAAACCCAGATGATATTGCAAGTAAAATTGAGGAGATATTATATAATGAGGATTTAAGAGAAATACTTATTCAAAAAGGTAGAGAAAATGTAAAGAAGTATAAATGGATTAATTCTGCGAAGAAATTTTTAAATGTACTAGATAAGGTGGTACAGGATGGTTGA
- a CDS encoding sugar transferase, protein MNMSRLLFAIDFISFFIVSFLATNSLVFSMFSSLFLVLSLFAFRTYENVEVKNDHFLRIIVSYFFGIAIILILNLPFDFHISKFFYIYSFLLAITLLPIVHFAIYKFALVKTPVKRYLVIGKKEEFYDILSEIEEKSKGKIEFVDFINPTPALLKEKVKAADRVLVCDLELEEYVKDDLEILSNTYKVEYLPNLVEKVLKRIPIKVIEKFEEYYKISFRNVSESPAKRVLDIFGSIVGLIVFSPFMLITAIAILIEDGRPVVFRQKRVGKNENLFEFIKLRSLKNTKIDKNSPNKDIEKRVLKIGKIIRKTRIDETLQFWLVLKGEMSLVGPRPEMVEYHGMMKGNIPFYTYRLLLKPGLTGWAQLNYKHSSTLEEYKIKTEYDLYYVKNRNIFLDLQIILQTLEAIIWKRGAR, encoded by the coding sequence ATGAATATGTCGCGTTTGCTATTTGCTATAGATTTTATAAGTTTTTTCATAGTTTCATTTTTAGCTACAAACTCACTGGTATTTTCAATGTTTTCTTCTCTCTTTCTTGTATTATCTTTGTTTGCATTTAGAACATATGAAAATGTTGAGGTAAAAAATGATCATTTTCTAAGAATAATAGTTTCATACTTTTTTGGTATCGCAATTATTTTAATCCTAAATCTACCCTTTGATTTTCATATCTCCAAATTTTTCTACATTTACTCATTTCTTTTGGCTATAACTTTACTTCCAATTGTTCACTTTGCAATTTACAAGTTTGCACTTGTAAAAACGCCAGTGAAAAGATATCTTGTTATTGGTAAAAAAGAAGAATTTTATGATATTTTAAGTGAAATAGAGGAAAAATCAAAAGGCAAGATAGAATTTGTTGATTTTATCAATCCAACGCCTGCTTTACTTAAAGAAAAAGTAAAAGCAGCAGATAGAGTATTAGTATGTGATTTAGAACTTGAAGAATATGTAAAGGATGATCTAGAAATTTTGAGTAATACCTATAAAGTGGAATATTTGCCAAATTTGGTTGAAAAGGTGTTAAAGAGGATACCAATTAAGGTAATTGAAAAATTTGAAGAGTATTATAAAATATCTTTTAGAAATGTAAGTGAATCTCCTGCGAAAAGAGTATTAGATATATTTGGATCTATTGTAGGGTTAATAGTTTTTTCTCCTTTTATGCTTATAACTGCTATAGCTATACTTATTGAAGATGGTAGGCCTGTTGTGTTTAGGCAAAAGAGAGTGGGGAAGAACGAAAATTTATTTGAGTTTATAAAGTTAAGATCTTTAAAAAATACAAAAATAGATAAAAATTCACCTAATAAAGATATAGAAAAGAGAGTATTGAAAATAGGAAAAATAATTAGAAAAACAAGAATAGATGAGACACTTCAATTCTGGCTTGTTTTAAAAGGAGAGATGAGTCTGGTAGGTCCAAGACCTGAAATGGTTGAATATCATGGGATGATGAAAGGTAATATACCATTTTATACGTATAGACTTTTACTTAAACCTGGACTTACTGGATGGGCGCAACTTAATTATAAGCATTCTTCTACGTTAGAAGAATATAAAATAAAGACAGAGTATGATTTGTACTATGTAAAGAATAGGAATATTTTCCTTGATTTGCAAATTATTTTACAAACACTTGAGGCTATTATTTGGAAAAGAGGGGCTAGATAG